CGGCGCCCTTCGTCGTTCCGTCGCGTGCGCGAAATTTCGGCTCGGTCGCCGCGTCTTCTAAGATCCAGCCGCCGTGAGGAGGGTCTGGGCAGTGCTGGCGATGAGCGCCTTCGCCGCGACGGCGTCGGCGGACCGGCGCCTGCACGTCGTGGACGCGGGCGAGTCGCTGGGCGCGCTCGCCGTCCGCTATCACGTGAGCGTCGACGACCTCCGTCGCTGGAACGCGCTGTCCGGTGACACGATCCAGGTGGGGCAAGAGCTGGTCGTCGAGGAAGGCCCCGTCCTCCGCTACACCACCGTGCCCGGCGACACCCTCGGCTGCATCGCGACCCGCTTCGGGGTGCCCGTCGAGCGCATCGTCGCCGACAACGAAGGCGTCTCGCCGCAGCGCCTCGACGTGGGCCGCGAGCTCGTGCTGCGGGGCGGCACGGATCCCCGGGCCGGCGAGCGCGACGCGCCGCCCGCGGTGGTGCACGTGGTCGCGGCCGGGGAGACCCTGTCCCACGTCGCCCGCGCGCACGACGTGGAGATCGCGGAGATCCTCGCGCACAACCC
This portion of the Sandaracinaceae bacterium genome encodes:
- a CDS encoding penicillin-insensitive murein endopeptidase, with translation MRRVWAVLAMSAFAATASADRRLHVVDAGESLGALAVRYHVSVDDLRRWNALSGDTIQVGQELVVEEGPVLRYTTVPGDTLGCIATRFGVPVERIVADNEGVSPQRLDVGRELVLRGGTDPRAGERDAPPAVVHVVAAGETLSHVARAHDVEIAEILAHNPGLDPDRVRIGRELSIRPGPESASLGAPNCGAIRGGVQVGEHPAYVLRNPERAWATRSTQRRLRSAFDVVHRRHPRAPRVRVHDLSLEGGGPIDDHRSHQSGRDVDITYFQRRGCDARDGCPLTRVDPGDLDVRRQWTLLHRWLRGDQAEAIYVDY